CGGCACCGCAGCGGGGGCCGCCGCACTCGCGCCGCGCTTGCGGCGGGACGACGCGTGGCCCGCGCTGCCGTATCCGACGAGCACGGCGCCGCCACCCTCCTCGGGCGCGACGGTCGCGGCGGTGTCGGCCACGGCATCCGCGACCGGGCTGGCGGTGGGCGCGACCGCCACGGGCGCATCGCCCTCGGTCGTCACGCTGATGATCGGGGTGCCGACCTCCACGGTCGCCCCCTCCTCGACCAGCAGCGCGGCGACGGTGCCG
This portion of the Mycobacteriales bacterium genome encodes:
- a CDS encoding biotin/lipoyl-containing protein; this encodes MANSEFPLPDVGEGLTEAEIVSWKVKAGDTVTINQVLVEIETAKSLVELPSPFAGTVAALLVEEGATVEVGTPIISVTTEGDAPVAVAPTASPVADAVADTAATVAPEEGGGAVLVGYGSAGHASSRRKRGASAAAPAAVP